The following proteins are encoded in a genomic region of Paenibacillus sp. FSL H3-0469:
- a CDS encoding MTH1187 family thiamine-binding protein has translation MANTLLSIQVIPKTPNNEDSIPYVDKAIEVIQKSGVKHQVNPLETTMEGELSELLDIVRDMHEALIASGSPSVISQIKIAHNPGGISMDKLTEKYRP, from the coding sequence ATGGCTAATACATTGCTCAGCATTCAGGTCATTCCCAAGACACCGAACAACGAGGATTCTATCCCTTATGTGGACAAGGCCATTGAGGTCATTCAGAAATCAGGCGTGAAGCATCAGGTGAATCCGCTGGAGACCACGATGGAAGGCGAGCTGTCCGAGCTGCTGGATATTGTGCGTGACATGCATGAGGCGCTGATCGCCTCCGGCAGCCCGAGTGTCATCTCACAGATCAAGATCGCCCATAATCCGGGCGGCATCAGCATGGATAAGCTGACCGAGAAATACCGGCCGTGA
- a CDS encoding ABC transporter ATP-binding protein — MKDTVIETRNLLKEYRGRAAVKNLNLNITKGEIYGFLGPNGAGKTTTIRMLLGLIKPTSGSIEIFGKELRANRMQILRKVGSLVESPSYYGHLSAWDNLEAIRRILGVPKVRIADVLEIVSLTGEEKRPVKGFSLGMKQRLGIAAALLGSPELLILDEPTNGLDPSGIQEIRSLIKRLPAEQGITVLVSSHLLSEIEQMAGTVGIIREGQMVYQDTIAHLQQQAAGHLRLALSEPETALMTAVRRGCGGELQEGRLVLPRMSDARVSLLVKELVEEGHAIYRVEEHRQSLEEFFLQVVGGGEL, encoded by the coding sequence ATGAAGGATACAGTGATAGAGACAAGAAATCTGCTTAAGGAATACCGCGGCCGTGCAGCTGTGAAGAACCTGAATCTCAATATAACAAAAGGGGAAATCTACGGGTTCCTCGGACCGAACGGTGCCGGCAAAACAACAACCATCCGCATGCTGCTCGGTCTGATCAAGCCGACCTCCGGCAGCATTGAAATCTTCGGCAAGGAGCTGCGTGCGAACCGGATGCAGATTCTGCGTAAGGTAGGCTCGCTGGTGGAATCACCGTCCTACTACGGTCATCTGAGTGCCTGGGACAACCTGGAAGCGATCCGCCGCATTCTGGGTGTGCCCAAGGTGCGCATTGCCGATGTGCTGGAGATCGTATCGCTTACCGGGGAGGAGAAGCGGCCGGTCAAGGGCTTCTCACTCGGTATGAAGCAGCGGCTGGGGATAGCGGCAGCTCTGCTGGGCAGCCCGGAGCTGCTGATTCTCGATGAGCCGACCAACGGGCTGGACCCGTCAGGCATACAGGAGATCCGCTCCCTGATTAAGCGGCTGCCCGCAGAGCAGGGGATTACGGTATTGGTATCCAGCCATCTGCTGAGCGAGATCGAGCAGATGGCCGGTACGGTCGGCATTATCCGCGAGGGGCAGATGGTCTATCAGGATACCATTGCCCATCTCCAGCAGCAGGCGGCCGGCCATCTGCGCCTGGCGTTATCCGAGCCGGAGACCGCGCTGATGACGGCAGTGCGGCGAGGCTGCGGCGGCGAGCTGCAGGAGGGCCGGCTGGTCCTGCCCCGGATGAGCGATGCGAGAGTATCGCTGCTGGTCAAGGAGCTGGTCGAGGAGGGCCATGCGATCTACAGGGTAGAGGAGCACAGGCAATCTCTGGAGGAATTCTTCCTGCAGGTGGTTGGGGGAGGGGAGCTATGA
- a CDS encoding ABC transporter ATP-binding protein, with product MELEKADGDGRLRTQSVPPALEVSGISKSFTHRRRETQVLNQVSLTVEPQEFVSIVGPSGCGKSTLFHIIGGLTLPDTGTVRMNGIPVTGQRGKISYMPQQPALFPWRSTLDNVLLGAELQGAPPREAREAARHWLAKIGLGGFERAYPHMLSGGMQQRAAFLRAMLAPQELMLLDEPFSALDALTREQMQRWLLELWEENRRSVLFITHNIEEALLLSTRIYVFSGRPGSVLHTVEVPFPRPRREEIADSPEFLRMRRQLSQWMREEQAKSQT from the coding sequence ATTGAACTGGAGAAGGCGGACGGAGACGGACGCCTGCGCACTCAGAGTGTGCCGCCTGCGCTGGAAGTCAGCGGCATCTCCAAATCGTTCACGCACCGCCGCCGGGAGACGCAGGTGCTGAATCAGGTGTCCCTGACTGTGGAGCCGCAGGAATTTGTCTCCATTGTCGGCCCGTCCGGCTGCGGCAAAAGCACGCTGTTCCATATTATCGGCGGCCTTACGCTGCCCGATACCGGAACCGTCCGCATGAACGGCATCCCGGTGACCGGGCAGCGCGGCAAGATCAGCTATATGCCGCAGCAGCCCGCGCTGTTCCCGTGGCGCAGCACGCTCGACAACGTCCTGCTTGGCGCCGAGCTGCAAGGCGCCCCGCCGCGGGAGGCCCGCGAGGCAGCGCGCCACTGGCTGGCGAAGATCGGCCTCGGCGGCTTCGAGCGGGCCTACCCGCACATGCTGTCCGGCGGCATGCAGCAGCGGGCCGCCTTCCTGCGGGCCATGCTCGCGCCGCAGGAGCTGATGCTGCTCGATGAGCCGTTCAGCGCACTCGACGCGCTGACCCGCGAGCAGATGCAGCGCTGGCTGCTGGAGCTGTGGGAGGAGAACCGCCGCTCCGTGCTGTTCATTACCCATAACATCGAGGAGGCGCTGCTGCTCTCCACCCGCATCTACGTTTTCTCCGGACGGCCCGGCTCCGTCCTCCATACCGTGGAGGTCCCCTTCCCGCGTCCGCGCCGCGAAGAGATCGCCGATTCGCCGGAGTTCCTGCGGATGCGGCGCCAGCTCTCCCAGTGGATGCGCGAGGAGCAGGCGAAGAGCCAGACATAA
- a CDS encoding sigma-70 family RNA polymerase sigma factor: MTPKDYDSLSWPGRFSRGDKQALADAMDYYGTDVLRLVKRILGGCGRAEDAEECVSDVFLAAWNNIGQYDPDRASFRTWILILAKYKALNLRRKLQPGLDQTMGEAAIPVRSSSNTEQEILRREAAEELLHHIKQLQEPDRSLFLRRYYLYESLDELAEAFDLTKKAVENRLYRCRTILKQTLQQTKPNREEDLGHEERVDHR; encoded by the coding sequence ATGACACCTAAAGACTATGACAGCCTCTCCTGGCCCGGCAGGTTCAGCAGAGGAGATAAGCAGGCACTTGCCGATGCTATGGATTACTATGGAACGGATGTGCTTAGGCTGGTCAAGCGCATTCTGGGCGGCTGCGGGCGGGCAGAGGATGCTGAGGAATGTGTCAGTGATGTATTCTTAGCTGCCTGGAACAACATCGGACAGTACGATCCTGATCGGGCCTCATTCCGCACATGGATTCTAATCCTTGCCAAATATAAGGCGCTGAATCTGCGGCGTAAATTACAGCCCGGGCTTGATCAGACGATGGGCGAGGCAGCCATCCCCGTCCGGAGCAGCAGCAACACCGAGCAGGAAATTCTGCGGCGTGAGGCAGCGGAAGAACTGCTGCACCATATCAAGCAGCTTCAGGAGCCGGACCGCAGCCTGTTTCTGCGCCGGTATTATCTCTATGAGAGTCTGGATGAACTGGCTGAGGCTTTTGACTTAACGAAAAAAGCTGTAGAGAACCGGCTGTACCGGTGCCGAACCATTCTGAAGCAAACTCTGCAGCAGACTAAACCAAACAGAGAGGAGGACTTAGGCCATGAAGAAAGAGTTGACCACCGGTGA
- a CDS encoding histidine kinase dimerization/phospho-acceptor domain-containing protein, protein MKGAGRFQLLHRSLLFRYLLIIVAALLFVPVVIPLTIAVYSIFGGITHTSPPKEYEQYSSIKKLEMMWHEEARKLLGQSPADITRRLSALSEAYPLSRIFWVDPAGTTQLVTEPSGPPLLLTGEAPAVPSEWSAAEAVSFMKDSAALKPLAIVAFIGDRAEAAGGFMVMQIPEDITKTKSAAGLDKWYTIAMLVFFLLFITSSWFFFIMIRRRLLRLQTAMVFTGEEGLPQIVPPGKPDEIGHLEEAFNTMVTELKAGRAREAEEEALRKRLVADLSHDLRTPLTVIRSHLHVLGKEPLSPRGQSSLELMDQRIESLGILIENLLSYNLLNSGRIALHPERRDVLRLVRESAAAWYPVWEKEGYRIDIDLEAAPLYWEIDESWFRRVLDNLFQNILRHARSGLYVGILTEIREGNRVIIISDHGGGLAQSTDSAGAGLGLSIVDLLLKRMDLEWSMESTAKGTEVVIWKRGA, encoded by the coding sequence GTGAAAGGGGCCGGGCGTTTCCAGCTGCTGCACCGTTCGCTGCTTTTTCGTTATCTGCTGATTATTGTAGCTGCCCTGCTGTTCGTGCCCGTTGTTATTCCGCTGACGATTGCTGTGTACAGTATCTTCGGGGGGATCACTCATACAAGTCCACCCAAGGAATATGAGCAGTATTCCAGTATAAAAAAGCTGGAGATGATGTGGCATGAGGAAGCCCGCAAGCTCCTTGGCCAGTCTCCTGCGGATATTACCCGGCGGCTGTCGGCCTTAAGTGAAGCCTATCCGTTGTCCAGAATATTCTGGGTCGATCCTGCGGGCACAACACAGCTGGTGACCGAGCCTTCAGGACCGCCGCTGCTCTTGACGGGAGAGGCTCCGGCTGTTCCCTCTGAGTGGAGCGCCGCTGAAGCGGTATCCTTCATGAAGGACAGCGCGGCGCTGAAGCCGCTGGCGATTGTCGCCTTCATAGGAGACCGGGCAGAGGCCGCCGGGGGCTTCATGGTTATGCAGATTCCTGAGGACATTACGAAGACGAAATCTGCTGCAGGACTGGATAAATGGTATACGATTGCCATGCTGGTGTTCTTCCTTCTGTTCATCACAAGCTCCTGGTTCTTCTTCATCATGATCCGCAGAAGGCTGCTGCGCCTGCAGACCGCTATGGTGTTCACCGGTGAGGAGGGCTTGCCGCAGATTGTTCCGCCGGGGAAGCCGGATGAGATCGGGCATCTGGAGGAAGCCTTCAATACCATGGTGACGGAACTTAAGGCAGGCCGTGCCAGAGAGGCGGAAGAAGAGGCGCTGCGTAAACGGCTGGTGGCCGATCTGTCGCATGATCTGCGGACTCCGCTTACCGTCATTCGCAGCCACCTCCATGTACTGGGCAAGGAGCCGTTGTCACCGCGCGGCCAATCCTCCCTTGAGCTGATGGATCAGCGGATTGAGAGCCTTGGCATCCTGATTGAGAACCTGCTGTCCTACAATCTGCTGAACAGCGGACGCATTGCGCTGCACCCGGAACGCCGGGATGTGCTTAGACTGGTGCGGGAGAGCGCCGCCGCCTGGTATCCGGTGTGGGAGAAGGAGGGGTACCGGATTGATATTGATCTGGAGGCTGCGCCGCTGTATTGGGAGATCGATGAAAGCTGGTTCCGCAGAGTGCTGGATAATCTGTTCCAGAACATTTTACGTCATGCACGCAGCGGGTTATATGTAGGAATACTTACAGAGATCCGTGAAGGCAACCGGGTGATTATCATCTCCGATCACGGCGGCGGCCTTGCGCAGAGCACTGACTCCGCAGGAGCAGGCCTGGGCCTGTCGATTGTCGATCTGCTGCTGAAGCGGATGGACCTGGAATGGAGCATGGAGAGTACGGCGAAGGGGACCGAGGTTGTGATCTGGAAGCGGGGCGCCTGA
- a CDS encoding response regulator transcription factor, with protein sequence MSVTLLYVEDDREIGSALAADLREREYAVRWLESGDGALEAAEGCQLAILDVMLPGLDGFTVGQRLKRAYPELPVLMLSARTSIDDKLQGLDFADDYMTKPFHPDELAARIEVLLRRSGAASPAQLTLKHLVVRPGSSVVTEAATGREIMLTGKQFQIFSYLLRHLGQILTKEQIYEAVWGESYIEGDKTLMVHIRYLREKLELDPAAPEIIETVRGIGYRVRG encoded by the coding sequence GTGAGTGTGACCCTATTGTACGTAGAAGACGACCGGGAGATCGGCAGTGCCTTGGCGGCTGATCTGAGGGAACGGGAATATGCAGTGCGCTGGCTGGAGAGCGGAGACGGGGCGCTTGAAGCTGCAGAGGGCTGCCAGCTTGCGATTCTGGATGTGATGCTGCCGGGGCTGGACGGCTTCACCGTCGGCCAGCGGCTGAAGCGGGCCTATCCGGAGCTGCCGGTTCTGATGCTCTCGGCGCGCACCTCCATTGACGATAAGCTTCAGGGGCTGGACTTCGCGGATGACTATATGACCAAGCCGTTTCATCCCGATGAGCTGGCGGCGAGAATCGAGGTTCTGCTGAGAAGAAGCGGCGCTGCCTCGCCCGCTCAGCTCACGCTTAAGCATCTGGTTGTCAGACCGGGAAGCAGTGTGGTCACGGAAGCTGCGACCGGACGGGAGATTATGCTTACCGGCAAGCAGTTCCAGATCTTCTCTTATCTGCTGCGGCATCTGGGCCAGATTCTAACCAAGGAGCAGATCTATGAGGCGGTCTGGGGGGAGAGCTATATCGAAGGCGACAAGACGCTGATGGTACATATCCGTTATCTGCGCGAGAAGCTGGAGCTTGATCCGGCCGCGCCGGAGATTATTGAGACGGTCCGGGGGATCGGCTACCGGGTGAGAGGGTGA
- a CDS encoding EAL domain-containing protein: MTSGYRHHEAEGIAINCVDCADIDPIEDQGELKLRPCSDPLAAAIRNAGYEIYQTSKTCIIPYHRKEELLKLIELLVAAKDIADSLAVCVKSKGSPAAPERWLTFEQLKVRFANENLVSIIMSHDFCSHMQPIVNFSEEIVGFEFLLRPLPQGSYFQPYELFEIARRTGFHSFLDRAARISAIETGSKLLPKGIKRFINFLPSSIYNPKYCLTHTFEAIRRLDQNPEDYVFEVVETEQISDIPHLRAIFAEYRQQGMRVALDDVGAGYSTIELMSSLQPDYVKVDRSLISFCDRDEGKQRMLREIISRAGEFGASLLAEGIERREEFLVCRDLGMDLGQGYLFGLPEDKPPGRFGITA, from the coding sequence ATGACCTCAGGTTATCGACATCATGAGGCGGAGGGGATTGCCATAAACTGTGTTGACTGTGCTGACATCGACCCGATAGAGGATCAAGGGGAGCTGAAGCTCCGCCCTTGCTCAGATCCGCTGGCTGCTGCCATCCGAAATGCCGGTTATGAAATATATCAGACAAGCAAGACCTGTATCATTCCATATCATCGTAAGGAAGAGCTGTTGAAGCTTATAGAACTGCTGGTGGCGGCTAAGGACATAGCGGATTCCTTAGCGGTATGCGTTAAGAGCAAAGGTTCCCCTGCGGCCCCGGAGCGGTGGCTGACCTTCGAGCAGCTGAAGGTCCGCTTTGCTAATGAGAATCTGGTGTCCATCATTATGAGTCATGATTTTTGCAGCCACATGCAGCCGATTGTGAATTTCAGCGAGGAGATTGTCGGCTTTGAATTTCTGCTGCGCCCGCTGCCCCAGGGCAGTTATTTTCAGCCCTATGAGCTGTTTGAGATTGCCCGGCGGACAGGGTTTCACTCCTTCCTGGACCGGGCAGCCCGGATCTCGGCGATAGAGACCGGCAGTAAGCTGCTGCCCAAGGGCATCAAGCGGTTCATTAACTTCCTGCCCTCTTCTATTTATAATCCCAAGTATTGTCTGACTCATACCTTCGAGGCGATCCGGAGGCTGGACCAGAACCCGGAGGATTATGTATTTGAAGTTGTGGAGACAGAGCAGATCAGCGATATTCCGCATCTGCGCGCCATCTTCGCCGAATACCGCCAGCAGGGGATGCGGGTTGCGCTGGATGATGTGGGCGCGGGCTATTCGACCATTGAACTGATGTCCAGCCTCCAGCCGGATTATGTCAAGGTGGACCGCAGTCTGATCAGCTTCTGTGACCGGGATGAAGGGAAGCAGCGGATGCTTAGGGAGATTATCTCCAGGGCCGGAGAATTCGGTGCAAGCCTGCTGGCCGAAGGCATTGAACGCCGGGAGGAATTCCTGGTCTGCCGTGATCTGGGTATGGATCTGGGACAAGGCTATCTGTTCGGGCTGCCGGAGGATAAGCCGCCGGGACGGTTCGGAATTACGGCCTGA
- a CDS encoding ABC transporter permease, which produces MRSTWKLVWPPFVAVLFFVGIWQLSVMLFDIPAYQLPSPADIARESKNNASGIWEHTAATLRLTLIGFPVGTGIGLLTALLLHLLPWVKRAIYPLLILSQNVPSIALAPLLIIWFGFGLLPKIILITLVCFFPVAVAAMGGLAQSDRVMMNYMKMAGAGKWQIFTRLELPGSLPSLFSGLKISATYAVMGAVVAEWIGADKGIGYYMLLQKSSYRADRMFVAIAIIVLLSLVLFALIALLERWLVRWKPRKDA; this is translated from the coding sequence GTGAGAAGCACCTGGAAGCTAGTGTGGCCGCCCTTTGTGGCGGTCCTCTTTTTTGTCGGGATATGGCAGTTATCGGTTATGCTGTTCGACATCCCAGCCTACCAGCTGCCCAGCCCCGCAGATATCGCGCGTGAGTCGAAGAACAATGCCTCCGGGATCTGGGAGCACACCGCCGCCACGCTGCGGCTGACCCTGATCGGCTTCCCGGTCGGCACAGGCATCGGCCTGCTCACCGCCTTGCTGCTGCATCTGCTGCCCTGGGTCAAGCGGGCGATCTATCCGCTGCTGATCCTCAGCCAGAATGTGCCCTCCATTGCGCTGGCCCCGCTGCTGATTATCTGGTTCGGGTTCGGCCTGCTGCCCAAAATCATCCTGATCACCCTCGTCTGCTTCTTCCCTGTAGCTGTTGCAGCCATGGGCGGGCTGGCCCAAAGCGACCGGGTGATGATGAATTATATGAAGATGGCCGGTGCGGGCAAGTGGCAGATCTTCACCCGGCTGGAGCTTCCCGGCTCCCTGCCCTCCCTGTTCTCCGGGCTCAAAATATCCGCCACCTATGCGGTGATGGGTGCAGTGGTGGCCGAATGGATCGGCGCCGACAAAGGAATCGGCTACTATATGCTGCTGCAAAAGTCCTCTTACCGTGCGGACCGGATGTTCGTGGCCATCGCCATCATCGTGCTGCTGAGTCTCGTATTATTCGCGCTCATTGCCCTGCTGGAGAGATGGCTGGTGCGCTGGAAGCCGCGTAAGGATGCCTAA
- a CDS encoding ABC transporter substrate-binding protein, protein MGVKKTVTLLLSSMLLLTVAGCGGGNNSGNAGASAPAAGNSTAAPDATAAAPTDAPKALTPVKIALDWTPNTNHTGLYAAKELGYYAEEGLDVQIVQPGAAGSDTMVTSGEAQFGISAQEALTLARLQDVPLVSIAAIIQHNTSGFAAPKDRNIKTPKDFEGKTYGGWGSPAEQAAMKAIMDPEGGDVSKVKLVNIGEADFFTAVKRDIDFAWIFYAWTGVEAELRGEPLDMLYLKDYAPQLDYYTPVLTTSEKEIAQHPEVVKAFLKATSKGYQYAIDNPEEAATVLSDAVPDLDPKLVLASQKWLSPKYKDDAPRWGEQKLEIWKNYADWMYGLKLLDKPLDAESTFTNEFLPES, encoded by the coding sequence ATGGGAGTCAAAAAAACAGTCACACTACTGCTCAGCTCCATGCTGCTGCTCACCGTAGCGGGCTGTGGCGGAGGGAACAACAGCGGCAATGCGGGGGCCAGCGCACCTGCTGCCGGGAACAGCACGGCTGCACCTGATGCAACCGCAGCCGCACCCACGGATGCACCTAAGGCTCTGACCCCGGTCAAGATTGCCCTGGACTGGACACCGAACACGAATCATACCGGCCTGTATGCTGCCAAGGAGTTGGGCTATTACGCGGAGGAAGGTCTTGATGTGCAGATTGTACAGCCTGGCGCTGCCGGGTCCGATACGATGGTCACTTCCGGCGAAGCTCAGTTCGGCATAAGTGCCCAGGAAGCCCTAACCCTGGCCCGGCTGCAGGATGTGCCGCTGGTGTCGATTGCTGCAATCATTCAGCATAATACCTCCGGTTTCGCGGCTCCGAAGGACCGCAATATTAAGACGCCGAAGGATTTCGAAGGCAAAACCTACGGAGGCTGGGGCTCCCCTGCGGAGCAGGCTGCCATGAAAGCCATCATGGACCCCGAAGGCGGGGATGTCTCCAAGGTGAAGCTGGTGAATATCGGCGAAGCGGACTTTTTCACAGCCGTGAAGCGGGATATTGACTTTGCCTGGATCTTCTATGCGTGGACCGGGGTAGAGGCCGAGCTGCGCGGCGAGCCGCTGGATATGCTGTATCTGAAGGATTACGCTCCGCAGCTGGATTACTACACCCCGGTGCTAACCACTAGCGAGAAGGAAATCGCCCAGCACCCTGAAGTGGTGAAGGCCTTCCTTAAGGCTACGTCCAAGGGATATCAGTACGCGATCGATAACCCGGAAGAAGCCGCGACGGTCTTGTCCGATGCTGTACCTGATCTGGACCCCAAGCTGGTGCTGGCCAGCCAGAAATGGCTTAGCCCGAAATACAAGGACGACGCCCCGCGCTGGGGCGAGCAGAAGCTTGAAATCTGGAAGAATTACGCCGACTGGATGTACGGCCTGAAGCTGCTGGATAAGCCGCTGGATGCGGAGAGCACGTTTACGAATGAATTTTTGCCGGAATCATAA
- a CDS encoding pyridoxamine 5'-phosphate oxidase family protein, which produces MDNKELEKTIIQVLDDNRFGSFGTIEAGNKPKVRYMAVFHDGLSIYLATNRKTHKVEELQDNPNAALLLGYEQGGGKDVLEIEATVAVTKDDSLRSKVWNESLEKWFKGPDDPDYVILELSPSRIEYMGKNGEHGVWQS; this is translated from the coding sequence ATGGACAACAAAGAGCTGGAGAAAACAATCATACAGGTGCTGGACGACAACAGGTTCGGTTCCTTCGGCACGATTGAAGCCGGTAACAAGCCTAAGGTGCGTTACATGGCAGTATTTCATGACGGGCTGTCCATCTATCTGGCAACTAACCGCAAGACTCATAAGGTAGAAGAGCTTCAGGATAATCCGAATGCTGCTCTGCTGCTCGGCTATGAACAGGGCGGCGGCAAGGATGTACTGGAGATTGAAGCCACGGTTGCTGTAACGAAGGACGACAGCTTGCGCTCTAAGGTATGGAATGAGTCCCTGGAGAAATGGTTTAAGGGGCCGGATGATCCTGATTATGTCATTCTTGAGCTGTCACCTTCACGGATTGAATATATGGGCAAGAACGGCGAGCATGGGGTATGGCAATCTTAA
- a CDS encoding MFS transporter, translated as MKKLIWIGCLSYFVIGLAHVVLGSILPVLLQHYDRSYSAGGELIFSQFAGFLAGVLVSPLLNRRFGKRGGIMIATGLLLCAEIAYAFLPPWGWMYVIAVAAGFGFGMIEAVIGTIIIAAVTEGTAVAMSRLEVLFGVGALLMPLAASPLIAAGQWRLAFLIVAAFSLLSLLFWAKSRFGPLDSALDERPPRPDRAAATGTARRLSLPYKGKQWVVLGLFILFFFLYVGTEMSLVNFMPAIFIAKLGMSEASAALTVTFFWLAMSAGRLFAGVIAERISYRIYVLVSCFAALLLLIIFPYAGHRLAAFAIILLLGLFMSGIFSIALVFSSKLLPGAEESTPSIMIASGGIGGAVLPLLTGWSMDHLQIAQTSGLLAAFAALLFLLSVTAWRIG; from the coding sequence TTGAAAAAACTAATCTGGATCGGCTGTCTCTCCTATTTCGTAATCGGCCTCGCCCATGTCGTCCTGGGCTCCATTCTGCCAGTGCTGCTCCAGCATTATGACCGCAGCTACAGTGCAGGGGGCGAGCTGATCTTCAGCCAATTCGCGGGCTTCCTGGCCGGCGTACTGGTCTCGCCGCTGCTGAACCGGCGGTTCGGCAAGCGCGGCGGCATTATGATTGCCACCGGCCTGCTGCTGTGCGCCGAGATTGCTTATGCCTTCCTCCCGCCCTGGGGCTGGATGTACGTCATTGCCGTAGCCGCAGGGTTCGGCTTCGGGATGATCGAAGCCGTCATCGGCACGATTATTATAGCCGCAGTCACCGAAGGAACAGCGGTTGCCATGAGCCGGCTGGAGGTGCTGTTCGGTGTCGGGGCGCTGCTCATGCCGCTGGCGGCCAGTCCGCTGATTGCCGCAGGGCAGTGGAGGCTGGCCTTCCTGATCGTTGCCGCCTTCTCCCTCCTCTCGCTGCTCTTCTGGGCGAAGAGCAGATTCGGCCCGCTGGACAGCGCGCTGGATGAGCGGCCCCCCCGCCCTGACCGCGCTGCGGCAACAGGAACCGCCAGAAGATTGTCCTTGCCCTACAAGGGCAAGCAGTGGGTCGTGCTTGGCTTGTTCATTCTGTTCTTCTTTCTCTATGTAGGCACTGAGATGAGTCTGGTGAACTTCATGCCGGCGATCTTCATTGCCAAGCTGGGCATGAGCGAAGCTTCGGCAGCGCTCACAGTCACCTTCTTCTGGCTCGCCATGTCAGCGGGCAGACTGTTCGCCGGTGTTATCGCCGAGCGGATTTCCTACCGCATCTATGTGCTCGTCAGCTGCTTTGCCGCTTTGCTGCTGCTTATCATTTTCCCGTACGCCGGTCACCGGCTTGCCGCCTTTGCGATCATTCTGCTGCTTGGCCTGTTCATGTCCGGCATCTTCTCGATCGCACTGGTCTTCTCCAGCAAGCTCCTGCCCGGCGCAGAAGAATCGACGCCCAGCATTATGATCGCCTCCGGCGGAATTGGCGGCGCGGTGCTGCCGCTGCTGACCGGCTGGTCCATGGATCATCTGCAGATCGCCCAGACCTCGGGACTTTTGGCCGCTTTTGCCGCCTTATTATTTCTGTTAAGTGTGACCGCCTGGAGAATCGGGTAA
- a CDS encoding response regulator transcription factor, giving the protein MIRIIIAEDQRLLRGAMASLLDLEDDIEVAGEAGDGAEALALIERVQPDVCLMDIEMPLMSGLEVAEILKSRGCRTKIIILTTFARPGYFERGVKAGIQGYLLKDEPVDKLADAIRRVMAGGREVSPELVFGSLREENPLSDREREILKLAAAGRSAGEIAAALHLSYGTVRNYISEILSKLAVKTRIEAVRLAEEKGWM; this is encoded by the coding sequence ATGATCAGGATCATAATTGCCGAGGATCAGCGGCTGCTGCGCGGCGCGATGGCATCGCTGCTCGATCTGGAGGATGATATTGAGGTGGCGGGCGAAGCCGGGGACGGGGCGGAGGCGCTGGCCCTGATCGAACGTGTCCAGCCGGATGTATGCCTGATGGATATTGAAATGCCGCTGATGAGCGGCCTGGAGGTGGCAGAGATACTGAAATCGCGGGGCTGCCGTACCAAAATCATTATCCTGACCACCTTCGCCCGCCCTGGTTATTTCGAGCGCGGAGTAAAGGCCGGAATTCAGGGGTATTTGCTGAAGGATGAGCCGGTGGATAAGCTGGCCGATGCCATCCGCCGTGTGATGGCCGGGGGGCGCGAGGTCTCGCCTGAGCTGGTGTTCGGCAGCCTGCGCGAAGAGAATCCGCTCTCGGACCGGGAGCGTGAGATTCTGAAGCTTGCCGCCGCGGGCCGCAGCGCCGGTGAGATCGCCGCGGCGCTCCACCTCTCCTACGGCACCGTCCGCAACTACATCTCGGAGATCCTCAGCAAGCTTGCGGTCAAGACCCGGATTGAAGCCGTGCGGCTGGCGGAGGAGAAGGGCTGGATGTAA